Part of the Paenibacillus terrae HPL-003 genome is shown below.
GGCTGCGCCTGCCCGCCGATCCTCTGGCAGCTCGCTGTGCAATGCGGAGCTGTGCGGCAGGATGCCTTCGCTGGCGCCGATCCAGTAGACGCAAGGGAACTCCAGTCCCTTGGCCCGGTGGATCGTCATGAGGCGGACAGCATCGCTGTCTTCTTCTTTGCGCAGCGATTCCATCTGACGGTGGCGCTCGGAAAGCTCGTCCGCAAAGCTGACGAACGCCTCCACGGTGTCAAACCGCTTCGCCGCCGTTTCCAGCTCCTCCAGACTTTCCTGCATCGTTTCCTTATAATGAGTCCACGCGCCCGTATCGCCGCTTTCCAAATATTTATCATAGAAGACGCGCCGCATTTCCTGAATGGCAAAGGTCGGTTTCATCGTGGTGAGACTGCGAATCAGCCGGATACGCTCCTTCACCTGTTCACGCTGAAAGTCACGCAGCCGATCCCAGCGGCTGAGATGGATTAACGGATATTTTTTAGCCTGTTGCTTTTCCTCGCGCATAATCCATTCCATCCCTGCTTCACGGGAGACATACAGCGGCCCAAGAGTGCTTGGAATGGATTCCATCCGCCGGGGATTCAGCGACAACCGCAGGTGATCCATCAAGGGACGAATCAGGGTTTGGTCATAAAACACAGCTCCGGCTCCATACTGAATAAACGGCACATCCCGCATAATTAATTGTTCAAAAATAGATCGGCTTCCGCTGGCTGTCCGGTGCAAAATAGCGATATCCCGGTAGCGAAGCTGACCTTCCTCCACCTGTCCGAGCAGATGTGTAACAATATGCGCCGCTTCTTCCTCCGGCCCGGATGGCGTGGCAAACTGTGGGGGCAGGCCCTCACGTCCGGCAGCCGACAGGCGTTTGGAGCGTCGATGGACATTTTTGGCGACAATGTTGGAGCCCAGCCCCAAAATGCGCGCATCGCTGCGATAATTAATATCGAGGGTGATCACCTTCGCATCCTTGTAGACCTTGTCAAACTCCAGAATGGATTCCTGACGCGCCCCATTAAAGGTATAGATCGTCTGGTCATCATCACCGACGACCATCAGATTGCGGTGCCGGGCAGCCAATCGCTGCACCATTTCGTATTGCAGGGCATTCGTATCCTGAAACTCATCGACCATGATGTGGGAAAAACGCCGCTGAAGCGGCTGAAGCACATCCGGGTCACGCAGCAGAACAGAGGCACGCAGTAGAATATCGTCAAAATCCATTTTGCCGCGTTCCTGCTTCCACGCTTCATAAGCGAGCATGGCCCGTTTGGCATCCGATTCTTCGCGTACGGTTTCTGGCAACTCGTCCGCGCTGCGGCCCTCCGCCTTCCAGGCAGAGAGGGCGGACAGCAGGCTTTCAGGCTGGAACGCCTCGCTAAGCCCGAGCTGGCGCAGCATCATTTTCATAACGGTGTGCTGGGCCTGCGTTTCGCCGAATACTTCGTCCTGGACGCCGTGATGACGCAGCATCGCCAAAGCGAACGAGTGAAAGGTGCGTGCCTGGACGGCACGTGCGGCTGCCGGGCGCACACCAGGCAGTCCTGCGATGCGCAGCTTCATTTCGGCAGCCGCCTTGCTGGTGAAGGTCACCAGCAGGATGGACGATGCAGGGACATCTTGCAGCGCCATTAGGTATCCCGCGCGGGCGGCCAACACTGTGGTTTTACCGCAGCCTGCCCCGGCTAGTGTCAGCAAAGGGCCTTTGCCATGACGGACGGCCTGGATTTGTGGGCGATTCAGATGAATGCCCGCGTCCTCCAAAGCACGGAAATAGGCCGAGTCCTGATCGGTGTCGGGTACCAGTGTCGTACTGGTATCTATGGAAGCACGGCGAGCTTGCGGGCTCGGTGTTGAATAAGAAACCCCGATAGGTCGGGGGTAAAAAGCAGGATTTGGGTCCATGATCGTGAAACCCCTTTCGCTTATAAAATCTTCCATTTTCACAAATGGGGGTAGTTTTTGGTATGATAGAGTTCTAGTCAGCATGAGCTGACCTTGAGAACAAGGCGATGGACTGAAATAGATGCTGAAACGCATGCGAGACTGGACAGATCGTAGAACGTCAGAACGTTGCCGCTGATGCTAGCATCCTTCAAAAAGGCGATATGACCGCATTCCATTATACAGGAGTTCGAGGTTTGCCAACAGAAAAAAACTTGGGATATATGCACGGTACGGGGAAATCCGGCTGGATATAGGGAGGAAATCAATATGAAGCTGATTCAACGTATAAAGGAAGGCGCGAATCGCGCCACAGAAAAAGCACAGCATGCTGTCGAGATTAGTAAAATAAATTCACAAATTACAGCGATTCAGCAGGAAATGGATGTTCATTTTTTGCGAATGGGTCAAATTTTCTATGAAGGTTACCGGGCATCCGATATGTCGGTGGCAGAAAAGGAAATGACACAGCTATCTACAGCTTGTGATGAGCTACAGGATGAAATTGACGAGCTGCGTGGTAGAATTGCAGAGCTGAAAAACGCTCATTTATGCACCTGTGGAGCTGTTGTACCGCTGGATGCGAACTTTTGCCCGAAATGTGGACGTAAACTGAATGAGGGACAGGCTGCTTCCAAGCAAGTGGCTGCCGTGCGTGAAGAGGCGCCAACGAGCGTATATTCGTTTGATCTGCGCAAGCAGGAAGAACCAGCCAAGGGTTCTGAGCCTGCTTACAATAATTACGAAGAACATGAGCCGTATGATCGGCATGAACTGGAGCAGCATGAGCTGCATGAAACGCACGAACCATCCAGCTTGGAGCGCAACTATACGGTGTCCGATTTTACACCGGAAGAAAAAGCGGCCTTCGATGAAGAGTGGGAGCGTCGTCGTCAGGAAGAGCTGGAGCAAGAGCATCGCCGTCTGGAGGAGCTGGAACGTGAACGGGAGCGCCAGGAGGAGCTGGACGAGCGCATTCGATACTGGAAGGCTAACAACTCCGAGGCAGAAAAGCCGGCAACTCCGGCTGCGCAGGTACGCGAGAATGTGAAATGCCAAATTTGCACAGCCGAGCTGCCCAAAGGCTCCAAGTGGTGCCCGCGTTGCGGAGCTGAACAGATTTGACGCAGCCGAACAGGCTGCCGCAGGACATGAACAGAACGCCGGGCAGCATAGGGGGAACAGAACATATGGAGCGTTTGCTGCATCATCTGCGGAATCTGGGATTTACGGAAATGGAAGCCAAGGTTATGGTCGAGCTATCGAGGCAAAATGCGGCCTCCGGCTATGAAGTCGCCAAGCGTCTGGGGGCATCACGCTCCAACGTATACGCGGCTTTGCAGCGTCTGGCCGGGCAAGGATATCTCAGGGCGAGTGCGGGAGAACCTGTGCGTTACAGCATGCTGCCATCGGGTGAGCTGACCCGGATGATAGAAGGACAGTTGCAGGAGTCCCTGCGTGCAGTCGAGAAGGAAATGCCGAGAGCAGAGCCAGACAAGCCGACCTTTTATAACGTGGAAGGCGACCGGAATGTACTGGAAAGCCTGACACGCGAGCTGGAACGGGCGGAGCATGAGATTGTGCTGGATTTGTGGAGTGAGGAAGCTGAACTGCTGCGGACAGAGCTGGAAAAAGCCGAAAAACGGGGTGTGCGGCTGTTATGGTCCTGCGATAACGGAGAAAGTGTGCTTGGGCCATGGCTGCCGCATGCGTCTCATGAGGCCGGACAGGAACCTTCGGGGCGCAAATTTTCTTTTGTCATTGATCGGCGCTGGTGCATGCTGGGCATGCGGGGAGAGAATTGCCCGACACAGGCGCTCATTACCGAGCATCCGGTGATGACAGGACTGCTGCTGAATCATTTTGCCCAGGATCTTATTCTGTATGAGCTGGAGCATGACATGGGCAGCGAGCTGTCGACCCGGTATGGCTGGCGGTATGAGGGCATTATCGGTAAATATATGTCGGCTGGAGAATAAAATAAGGATTATCGGGCGGGAAGTTTCATCAGAGCCCGGCATATAGATGTAATGTACCCGGCCTTATGAGGCACGAATTGATCCGATGTGATTAGACGGCGATGCTGTCCGGGATTCGGTCCAGAGGATATGCCATTAGCCTCGAGAAAAGGAATGCGGCCTTCGAAGAGGGCAAGTGCTTGTTCAAGGTCTGCTTCGTATAGGCCGGCCACTTCCTCTTGCTGGAGACGATAGGCCTCCAACGGCTGGCTCGACAGCAATCCAAACACCGAGCTGACCTCACGGTCCCAAAAAGATGTGCCCTGTGCGGTTCCTTTGCTCTCATGACGGACGGTCATCAGCGGTGTCAATGAGGTAAAGGGAACGTGAATGCCCAGTTCTTCCTCCAGCTCACGCGCTGCCTGAGATACATCTTCACCTGCCGTTAAATGGCCTGCTGCTGTAATATCGTAGTAGCCGGGAAAGGTGTCCTTCGTATCCTGGCGCTGTTGAAAGAGCAAGCGACGGCCTGTTGAAGTGTCTCGCGCCAGCCAGCAGTGAAAGGTATGGTGCCAGTATCCCTTGGCGTGTGCGTCTTGGCGGGAAGCTGTGCCAAGGGGCTTATCTTCATCATCATAGATGTCCAGAAGCTCGCTAGTCATCGTGGTTCCTCCTCGTTATAAGCAGATGTAAAAGGTCTATTTTACAGTATAACGTGTTTTTTGTCTTGACGATATGAAGGCAGTTGTGGAATGTGGAGCGGGGTTTGGGGTATGCTGGGAACGTGGAGATTTACGCCATAAAATAGGTATACGATCGAAAGGAGCGATTTTACATGGAATGTATCGTACATTTTCGGGTCATGCATCCGGAAGAGCCCAAGGAGCTGCGCGGACTGATTATGCTGGAAAGCGGAGGCAAGCCGGGGATCGAACAAATCACGGATATGTTCAAAAATATGGGTTATGATGTCCGTCCGGACAATCCGGAGGAATTGATCTTCAAGCCAGTCGATGCCAGAGCGAATTATACATATATCCGGGTTATTGAGCTGGATACGGGTGAGGAAGTCTATCAGGAAGACCGGGATTTACGTGCGATCCTGGAAACCTTGCTGAATAAGCGTTAAGAGATTCGGTGGGCTAACGGACAGGATGAGATAAAGCTGTCCTGTTGTCATTTCATAGGAACGGAGAAAAGAAATATGAGATTGTATATCATTCGGCACGCAGATCCTGATTATCCGAACAATACCATAACTCCGGAAGGGCATTTAGAGGCTCAGGCACTGGCCAAACGGCTTTCCAGTCACGGACTGGACCGTATTTATGCTTCTCCTATGGGGCGTGCGCTGGATACGATGCGATACACCGCCGATTCTCTCGGGATGACTCATGAAGTGGAGCACTGGACGCAGGAGCTGGGCTTGAAGCTGGAGGAAACTCCTTATGGCCGTCTCTCTCATTGGGATTTACCGGGTGAAGTTATCCGTTCTGAGGTGCCTCTGCCGACCCATGACTCTTGGAAGGAGATTTCCTATTATCAGGGAACGCAAAGTCACGAAACCTTCGAGCAGCTAAAGCTGCATTCCGATGAATTCTTGAAGCGCCAAGGCTTTGAGCGGGTTGGGGGTAAATATCGGGTTCTGAAGCATACCGAAGACCAAGTGGCCGTATTTTGCCATGGCGGTTTCGGACTGACTTGGCTTGCCCATCTGTTGGAGCTGCCACTGGCCCTGGTCTGGTCCGGTTTCTGGATGCCGCCTAGCTCCGTAACCACGATCTTGTTTGATGAGCGTTCCAAGGAGTGGGCGACTCCCCGTTGCATCGGCTTCGGTGACGTCTCCCATCTGTACGCAGAGGGCTTGCCCGTCAGACCCCGTGGCATCATCACCAATTTTAGCTGATCAAGCCTTCAATACTATAATCAAAGCGGCTTAGACGTTTCATCGTCTAAGCCGCTTTTTGTAGTCATATGAGTGTTCTCTTGGCCGACTGCTCCCAGATGAAATCAGTTAGCGTGCTTCTACGTAACCTTCCAGCTTGGAAGTGCAATGTGCACAACGGGTAGCAGCTACAGGAATTTCCGACAGGCAATGCGGGCATTCCTTGGTCGTTTTTTCTTGAGGAGGTTTTTCTTCCTCTTTACGCTTCAGCATGTTGATCCCTTTGACCAGCAGGAACACACAGAAGGCCACGATCATAAAGTCGAGAAGGACGTTAATGAACTGACCATAGGCCAGAACCGCGATCCCCGCTTCTTTGGCCTGTGCCAAAGTCATGCGTGTACCGTCAGTATTTAAAGGATCGGCAGTTCTTAAAGCTACATACAAGTCCGGGAAATTCATGCCGCCCAGAAGCTTTCCAATCGGAGGCATAATAATATCGTTGACTACAGAAGTGACAATCTTGCCAAACGCTCCACCGATGATAACACCGACCGCGAGATCGATCACGTTACCCCGTACAGCGAATTCTTTAAACTCATTAATGAAACCTTTTCCGCTCATGTGATTGTTCACCTTCTTTGCATAAAATCATTTATTTATAATACATGCTACGCCAGCGGAGGGCAATTCCAAATTGATGTATTGCACTTTGTCACAAATCCACAGGTTCATTTGTCTTCTAAGTGTAAACCAATGATGGAGGCGATGTATCGTGAGTTTAAGATTGAATTACAGAGCAGTGAGCCCAAGTACGTTTAAGACTATGATGGAGATGGAAAAATATATTTCCGGTCGTTTTACAGACAAGGTGCTGTACGAACTACTGAAAATTAGAGTATCTCAAATGAATGGATGTTCCTATTGCTTGGACATGCATGCCAAGGATTTGCTCAAGCTGGGGGATTATGCTGACCACATTTTACAGCTGGCCTTATGGCGTGAGGTTCCTTTGTTCACGGAAAAAGAACGTGCTATGCTTGAATTAGCTGAAGCAGTTGCCCGTATTTCTGAACAAGGGGTACCTACGGATTTGTATAATCGGGTCAGAGAACAATTTACCGAGGAAGAATATGTGGATTTAATCATGGCAGTTAACGTTATTAACAGCTGGAACCGGATTGCCATTGCAACAGGGATGTATCCGGGCAGTCTTTAATGAACAGGGGGCCATACTTTGACTGGCAAAGAACACGGAATTGGACAAGAATCGGCAGTTTTAAGTCTGGAGGAGCTATATCAAAAATATCGTAAATATTCTTTTGCCATTGCTTATCGAATGCTTGGGACAGTGACGGATGCCGAGGATGTTGTTCAAGACTGCTTTGTCGAGTTGAAGAAAAAGCCCCTGGATGACTTACAGAATCCCAAAGCCTATGTAGCCAAAATGACGATGAATCGGTGTCTGAATCTTCTGAACTCTGCCCGTAAGCAAAGGGAGACGTATGTTGGACAGTGGCTGCCAGAGCCGCTTGGCGAGAGCGCAGATCTTCCTGCGGATTGGCTGGAGCGTAAGGATATGATTTCTTACGCTTTTCTGGTTCTGCTGGAGCAGCTCAAGCCGATGGAACGCGCTGTCTTTGTGCTGAGGGAAGCTTTTCAATATGACTATAAAGAGATCGCAGAATTATTGGGAAAGACAGAGAGTAATTGTCGTCAACTGTTCAGTCGCTCCCGCCGTATTCTTTCTTCCGTGGAATCTGCCCTTGCTGATCCGGTAAGCAGCAGTACGATGAATCCTTCCAGAATAAAGGTACTGGAACGTTTTACAGCCGCCTTTCTCGCCTACGATGTTAGCGCTATGCTAGAGCTATTGGCTGAACAGCCCATATTTGTGGCAGATGGCGGAGGCAATATGCATACGGTGATGCGACCCATGGTCGTTCGCAAAGGCGTTCTCGCCCTGCTGACCTCTCGTCGGGTATTAACCGTATTACGGGAGAGAGAGCTGGTCCGCACCGTCGTCAATGGTGAGGTACAGCTCGCATTCTTGAAAGAAGGCACAGTGAGGGAGGTCTTATGCATCAGTCTGGCACCGGACGGGGAGCATATTCAGGATTTTTACTTGATGGTCAATCCGGACAAGCTGGGGCATATTCGTGTATGAGCAGACAAAGCCGACATGCTACAAAAAACCTTGATTCCTTCTCAGGAACAAGGTTTTTGCTATTTTTAAATCTTGGTGAAATGCACATATGTTCTCACAACTGCCGGGCTTGATGGAGGGCTAGATCACCCACCCAAGGAAGCTTGAGCCACTTGCCTTGTCCAGCATGAATGATCAGGACGATCCATAATGCGATGCCTGCCAGCGTCAGCAGGGAAGCGAGTGGAGGGCCGAGTAGCGGAATGAGTCCTGCGAGCACATGCCCGATCATAAGGGCTACGAACAGAAAAATGGATTGCAGCGCGTGAAACAGAACGAACCGGCTTTTCTTTTCCAGCAGCACGAAGGCCAATGCACCAATGAATGCAAACAGGTAGCACAGGACAGCCGCTATATTTTCATCCATACCCGTGGAAGACTTGTAGACTGACATGTAAGGCAAATCCCCCTTTATAAGTTAGTCATGCGCAGGCTCCGTACTATACAGGGTATGAGGACAGGAATGAAGGTTATGCCAATCCCGGCAAGAAAAGTTCAAGTTAAGCCACGTGTATAGAAATAGGGGTATCTCGAGCAAAACGCGAATTTACAACACTAAGGAATTTTTCATACATAAAAAGCCAGTTTTCACCACGCTAACGGTGTATCCGGCTTTGTTGCTATACCTGGTTCAACGGACGCTATGATTCCAATGTGGTGACTTCTCTCGGATCAAAGAAAAAGAAGCATCCAGACCAGGTCGTCTGCGATGCTTCATTGGCTTCCCGTTTTATGCGGAAACGGTCTTTCTTCTTACGAAACGTCTGTCTGCCAAATAAACGACGAATAGAGACAACAAGCCGACACCAATTGGTATGCCGAATGCTTCGTATGAAAAAGACGCTCCTTCAAGCTTAAGCTGGCTTGTGGCACGGTACTCGAGCCGCTTGGCGGCGAATTTTGCCGTCGAGATATCTTCCTGCTTTGCCAAATCTTCAAATGCAGGCTCCATCGCGAACCGCTCCGGCGCATCGCTGTGCAGGTAAAGCTGCTCAGCCTTTCCGCCGTTCTCGTTCCAGTTTCGGATATCGCCTGCAGCGCGCGTCTTAACGTCCGGCCCCACAAAAATCATTTTGTCGAGTTTCGGAGCATCCGCTATTTGATATCGGGCGATCAGATTCAGACCGTGCCGGGTAACGATTGGCTCGCGTTTGCTTGATATCGTCAATGTTGTCGTCGTACCGGAAGCCCCGTACGTGTCAAAAGCCGAGGACAACATCAGCTCGTCGGCCCCGTCATACAGCAGCACCCCGTTCTTTTTCTTACTCCATTGAAATGCATTGTTCAAGACATAGACGATATCGCTCAATCCGGCCGTGAAAGGCTCCATTTGCGGATGCTGAACAAAATCGTAGGAAGGGTAATTCATTTCCTTCGCCACTTTCTTCGCTGTCGGCTCTCCCATTTGGCTGGATATGACGTACAGTGTGGCATCGATCCCCGAAGTCAGGCCGGCTGAGGAGACCATATTGCCATCAGGCACGAAACGCTGATCCCTTTTCCAAGTAATATCGGTGTATTTCTTTTCCAACCTGCCGATATCTCCCCAATGTGTTGCCGCAGATTTCCCGTTCAGTAGGCCTGTATCCGCCAAATTTTCCGCCCCATTACAGATGGACAACAAGGTCGTTTCCTTGCCGGAGTGCTTCCTTATCCAATCGCGGACAGGCCTGTATTTCGCCTCATCCAAAATCGGCATGAAAGGGATCACGATTATATCCGGACCTTTGCCCGTCAATTTGTCCAATTCGTCGAAAGTGTAATGCGGTGCGACATCAAGGCCGCCTGTCAACGATTTGATGTTTTTGTCGGGAGCTGCCGCAAACACATTGTACGAGCCCGTCATGGAGAACATTTCGTATGGTACGAGGAAATCGAACACCTCGGTCACTTCATTCGCCAAAATAACGGCCACTGTCGGCTTTTTCGAATCATAGGCAGGAGCTTGTATGCTTTGTACAGAAGCAGGAACCGGCTTATCGTAAACCGACATAGCCTCCTGCATCGTGCTCATGAAACCGATCGCTCCGGTTCCTCCCACAACCAGAATAAAAACGCACACATATACGATGAAACGCCATACTTTTTTCAATTACCTTCTCTCCCTTTTGATTTTTATAATTGATTATTAATCATTGCTTACTTTCTTAATTCAAGGATAAAGGGGAGAAGGCAAATTAATAAACCGCCTGAAGGCTATATTTTTCCCCGACTAAGGTCTAGGTAAAGGTAAAGGTAAAGGTAAAGGTAAAGGACTTTTTTCTCGAACAGCAGCCGAATACTTCTTTTAAGGATACGGGATAAAAATT
Proteins encoded:
- a CDS encoding UvrD-helicase domain-containing protein — protein: MDPNPAFYPRPIGVSYSTPSPQARRASIDTSTTLVPDTDQDSAYFRALEDAGIHLNRPQIQAVRHGKGPLLTLAGAGCGKTTVLAARAGYLMALQDVPASSILLVTFTSKAAAEMKLRIAGLPGVRPAAARAVQARTFHSFALAMLRHHGVQDEVFGETQAQHTVMKMMLRQLGLSEAFQPESLLSALSAWKAEGRSADELPETVREESDAKRAMLAYEAWKQERGKMDFDDILLRASVLLRDPDVLQPLQRRFSHIMVDEFQDTNALQYEMVQRLAARHRNLMVVGDDDQTIYTFNGARQESILEFDKVYKDAKVITLDINYRSDARILGLGSNIVAKNVHRRSKRLSAAGREGLPPQFATPSGPEEEAAHIVTHLLGQVEEGQLRYRDIAILHRTASGSRSIFEQLIMRDVPFIQYGAGAVFYDQTLIRPLMDHLRLSLNPRRMESIPSTLGPLYVSREAGMEWIMREEKQQAKKYPLIHLSRWDRLRDFQREQVKERIRLIRSLTTMKPTFAIQEMRRVFYDKYLESGDTGAWTHYKETMQESLEELETAAKRFDTVEAFVSFADELSERHRQMESLRKEEDSDAVRLMTIHRAKGLEFPCVYWIGASEGILPHSSALHSELPEDRRAGAAPAAAADNDAALEEERRLAYVAVTRAKELLYITSPASNHGKPAAVSRFLLEAYGVTPPEASKPETRRTSFGQPRGTSGQSGRASSGANASGTATRVSSRPGPGSGPARTTSSVASTREEPRISVPVWKCTDDACKAWMRRDTTGARRTTASAGAGTPPVCPLCSSPMTEGTRSIPAR
- a CDS encoding zinc ribbon domain-containing protein; the protein is MKLIQRIKEGANRATEKAQHAVEISKINSQITAIQQEMDVHFLRMGQIFYEGYRASDMSVAEKEMTQLSTACDELQDEIDELRGRIAELKNAHLCTCGAVVPLDANFCPKCGRKLNEGQAASKQVAAVREEAPTSVYSFDLRKQEEPAKGSEPAYNNYEEHEPYDRHELEQHELHETHEPSSLERNYTVSDFTPEEKAAFDEEWERRRQEELEQEHRRLEELERERERQEELDERIRYWKANNSEAEKPATPAAQVRENVKCQICTAELPKGSKWCPRCGAEQI
- a CDS encoding TrmB family transcriptional regulator → MERLLHHLRNLGFTEMEAKVMVELSRQNAASGYEVAKRLGASRSNVYAALQRLAGQGYLRASAGEPVRYSMLPSGELTRMIEGQLQESLRAVEKEMPRAEPDKPTFYNVEGDRNVLESLTRELERAEHEIVLDLWSEEAELLRTELEKAEKRGVRLLWSCDNGESVLGPWLPHASHEAGQEPSGRKFSFVIDRRWCMLGMRGENCPTQALITEHPVMTGLLLNHFAQDLILYELEHDMGSELSTRYGWRYEGIIGKYMSAGE
- a CDS encoding NUDIX hydrolase, with product MTSELLDIYDDEDKPLGTASRQDAHAKGYWHHTFHCWLARDTSTGRRLLFQQRQDTKDTFPGYYDITAAGHLTAGEDVSQAARELEEELGIHVPFTSLTPLMTVRHESKGTAQGTSFWDREVSSVFGLLSSQPLEAYRLQQEEVAGLYEADLEQALALFEGRIPFLEANGISSGPNPGQHRRLITSDQFVPHKAGYITSICRALMKLPAR
- a CDS encoding histidine phosphatase family protein → MRLYIIRHADPDYPNNTITPEGHLEAQALAKRLSSHGLDRIYASPMGRALDTMRYTADSLGMTHEVEHWTQELGLKLEETPYGRLSHWDLPGEVIRSEVPLPTHDSWKEISYYQGTQSHETFEQLKLHSDEFLKRQGFERVGGKYRVLKHTEDQVAVFCHGGFGLTWLAHLLELPLALVWSGFWMPPSSVTTILFDERSKEWATPRCIGFGDVSHLYAEGLPVRPRGIITNFS
- the mscL gene encoding large conductance mechanosensitive channel protein MscL, yielding MSGKGFINEFKEFAVRGNVIDLAVGVIIGGAFGKIVTSVVNDIIMPPIGKLLGGMNFPDLYVALRTADPLNTDGTRMTLAQAKEAGIAVLAYGQFINVLLDFMIVAFCVFLLVKGINMLKRKEEEKPPQEKTTKECPHCLSEIPVAATRCAHCTSKLEGYVEAR
- a CDS encoding carboxymuconolactone decarboxylase family protein, with the translated sequence MSLRLNYRAVSPSTFKTMMEMEKYISGRFTDKVLYELLKIRVSQMNGCSYCLDMHAKDLLKLGDYADHILQLALWREVPLFTEKERAMLELAEAVARISEQGVPTDLYNRVREQFTEEEYVDLIMAVNVINSWNRIAIATGMYPGSL
- a CDS encoding sigma-70 family RNA polymerase sigma factor, whose protein sequence is MTGKEHGIGQESAVLSLEELYQKYRKYSFAIAYRMLGTVTDAEDVVQDCFVELKKKPLDDLQNPKAYVAKMTMNRCLNLLNSARKQRETYVGQWLPEPLGESADLPADWLERKDMISYAFLVLLEQLKPMERAVFVLREAFQYDYKEIAELLGKTESNCRQLFSRSRRILSSVESALADPVSSSTMNPSRIKVLERFTAAFLAYDVSAMLELLAEQPIFVADGGGNMHTVMRPMVVRKGVLALLTSRRVLTVLRERELVRTVVNGEVQLAFLKEGTVREVLCISLAPDGEHIQDFYLMVNPDKLGHIRV
- a CDS encoding DUF4870 domain-containing protein, translated to MSVYKSSTGMDENIAAVLCYLFAFIGALAFVLLEKKSRFVLFHALQSIFLFVALMIGHVLAGLIPLLGPPLASLLTLAGIALWIVLIIHAGQGKWLKLPWVGDLALHQARQL
- a CDS encoding DJ-1/PfpI family protein, with the protein product MKKVWRFIVYVCVFILVVGGTGAIGFMSTMQEAMSVYDKPVPASVQSIQAPAYDSKKPTVAVILANEVTEVFDFLVPYEMFSMTGSYNVFAAAPDKNIKSLTGGLDVAPHYTFDELDKLTGKGPDIIVIPFMPILDEAKYRPVRDWIRKHSGKETTLLSICNGAENLADTGLLNGKSAATHWGDIGRLEKKYTDITWKRDQRFVPDGNMVSSAGLTSGIDATLYVISSQMGEPTAKKVAKEMNYPSYDFVQHPQMEPFTAGLSDIVYVLNNAFQWSKKKNGVLLYDGADELMLSSAFDTYGASGTTTTLTISSKREPIVTRHGLNLIARYQIADAPKLDKMIFVGPDVKTRAAGDIRNWNENGGKAEQLYLHSDAPERFAMEPAFEDLAKQEDISTAKFAAKRLEYRATSQLKLEGASFSYEAFGIPIGVGLLSLFVVYLADRRFVRRKTVSA